The Thermotoga sp. SG1 region TGACCACAACGGGTTTCATACCGTCTTTTCTCACAGGCTTCAACTCTTTCGGAACAGCCTTCGAAGGGAGCATACTGTTTATGAACTTCACGATGTTCTCTGTACTTCTGTAATTCGTCTGGATTTTGAAGATCTTCGTGCCCGGAACCTTTATGAAGTCTTCCACGTTTTCGTATCTTGCTCCGCGGAAAGAGTAGATGCTCTGTGCATCATCTCCCACCGCCAGAACGTTTTCGTGTCTGGAAGACAGGTGCTCGATCATCCTGTACTGGACGTAGTTTGTATCCTGAAACTCATCCACCAGGATCCACAGAAACCTTTCTGCTTCCCTGTCTCGTATCTCCCTGTGCTCTTCAAAGAGTCTGTAAACGAAAAAAAGAAGATCCTCGTAATCCACCACGTTTTGAGAGCGTTTTTCCTGTTCGTAGAGGCTGAAAATCTCGGCGATCTCTTCCTTGAAATCCAGAAATTTTGGGTTTTTCACAATGATACTTTCTCTCAGAGATTTGAGCGTGTTTTTCATGTAGGAGTATATGGATAGCAGGACGGAGGGTTGAGGAAAGTTTTTTCTTTCTTCCTTTCCCTTTCTTTCCAGAAATTTGCTTCTTGCATGTCTCATTAGGCTTTCTGCGTCTTCTCTGTCCAGGATGGAATAATTCCTGTCCAGTCCAACGTACGGTGCGTACTTTCTCAAAAAGTGATTGCACACGTGATGAAACGTTCCGGCGAGCATTTCTGAAAGTTCTCTTCCCGTCACCATTTTTGCTCTCTCCACCATCTCTCTTGCGGCGGCTCTTGTGAACGTAACAAGAAGGATTCTGGAGGGATCCACACCATTTGCAAGAAGATAGGCTATCTTGTAGGTGATGACACGGGTTTTCCCAGATCCCGGTCCTGCTATTACAATACTTCTTCCTTCCGATTCAACAACCGCTTTTCTCTGCTCCTCATCGAGATCTTCCAGGAACGAAAGGTCCGTCTTCTTCGGTTTTATCCTGTACTCTTTCATCACTTCACCTCACCAGAGATGGAGCCGGGCCGGAAAAAGATGGGCTATGAACATTCCAAGACCAAAACCAGCGAGTGCTTCAAGAAAACTGTGCCCAAGATCCTTTTTCACCGCAGGCCTCAAGACAATGGCATCCATGAATATGATCACAAGGAATATGGAGGCAATCGATGTGTAGGGGGAATCAAACCCCGTGCTTCGAGCGAGCGACCACGCAAGACCGGACACGGTGGCGACGTGTCCACTGGGCATGCCTCCGTAACTTTTCAGCATCTTAACGTCTCTTTTGATCAGAAACTTTATGAACTGTGCCACCAGGAATGAAATAACTGCCGTTGTGAACGGCGTGCTTCGAAATATTTTCCAGATATCAAGCACGGAATAGGAAATGGATCACATCCCCCTCTCTTACGATGTAATCTTTTCCGTGCGTCTCCACAGCACCGGCTTCACGTGCTTTTTTAAAAGAGCCGTGTTCAAGGTATCTCTCGAAGGGAATGACTTCTGCCTTTATGAACCCCTTCTGTATGTCTGAGTGAATGAGTCCAGCGGCTTCGTAAGCGGTGGAACCTCTCTTTATGGTCCAGCTTCTTGCCTCGTTTTGTGTCGCGGTGAGAAATCTCACAAGATCGAGCAATCTCAGGACCTTCTCGAAAAACTCCTTCTTCTTGTTACCTGGAAGGTTGTACTCGGCCCTGAAAAGTTCTGCCTCATCCTCCGGGAGCGACTTGAGTTCTTCCTCGAGCTTTACATTTATTATAATGTATTCTTCTTCAACTGCATCTTCTATTAACTTTTTCTTCTCTTCGTTCAGTTCATCGACGTTGAAAACGAAGATCTGGGGCTTGTCGGTGAGAAGAAAAAGGGAACGGATCACGTTTTCTTCGAACTCGTCACGTCTTGGAAACTTCGATGCCCTGTTTCCCTGAGAGAGAAACTCCTGGAGAGCCTCCAGGAGTTCCACTTCTCTTTTTGCTTCTCTGTCACCTGTTCGTGCAACCTTTACTCTTTTTTCCAGGCGCTTCTGGATGGTCTCAAGATCCTTTAGTATGAGTTCGGTCTCAACTATCTCTATGTCTCTTTTTGGATCCACACTCTGATAGGGATGGGAGACCGTTTTGCTCTCGAACACCCGCACTACATGTGCTATGACATCCACCTTACTTATGTGATCGAGAAACTGGTTTCCAAGCCCTTCACCTCTACTCGCTCCTTTCACAAGGCCCGCTATGTCCACGATTTCCACGAACGGGTGGACCACCTTTTTTGACCCTTCGTTTTTTGCAAGAATCTCCACCCTTTTATCGGGCACAACGAGAACCCCCACGTTGGGCTCTATCGTACAGAACGGGAAATTCTCCGCAGGTACATCGTTATCGGTCAGAAAGTTGAAGAAAGAGGATTTTCCTGCGTTCGGAAGACCTACTATTCCCACCCTCTCCAAGTTATCACCTCAGTACTCTTCTTCCTCATCGTAAAAGTCTTCTTCTTCTTCCTCCTCATAGAAGTCTTCTTCGTTGAAAAGGTCGAATTCTTCATCTTCCTCTTCTTCAAATTCTTCTTCGTATTCTTCCTCTACTTTCTGTTCAGTGCCTGTCTGATGGATAGAAAGAGGCTTTCTTGGATCGAGCATACCATCGAACACCTTTCTTTTTTTGCCGTTGACGATGATGTACCCTTCTGCCTTGGCGGGTTTCCCATAGGAGGTGATCACCATCATGACGAGATCATCATCCACATCGTAACCGGGCTCTGACTCGATCACAAGAGCATCATCGTAGTAGAGGTTGTTCTTCACCTCTTTAGCGTGCTTCTGGATCTTGCTGCTGTTGAGGATCTCCTGTGCAGACGCCTCATCGATGTGCACCCTCAAGATGTACCTGAAGTCCACGATCTTCACTCCCCTGCAAGAATTTTTTTACGCTCTTCGAATTATACAGTAGGAGTATTAAAAGTCAAGGGGAATGGTTGTTAAACGATTGTCCAGTTTGATACCCTATGCTATAATACCAGAGGAAGCGGGGAGTAGCTCAGACGGCCAGAGCGCCAGAATCGGGATCTGGAGGTCGCGGGTTCAAGTCCCGCCTCCCCGACCAGAAGCGGGAGCTTGGCTCCCGTTTTTCTGTTTTTTTCAAAGAGTTTACCTGCCATGTAATTTTCATTCATGATGCGAGTATAGAATCTTCAAAAAGGGCGGGGAGGCGAGCGTGTGCATTACGAGGGCAAGACGAAAATTGTTAGGATCACTGAAGACCACGCCCTCATCGAGTTCAAAGACGATATAACGGCCGGTGATGGACTGAAACACGATGTGATGATCAACAAGGGCTCCATCTGTGCAGAAACGACAGCGATCCTCATGGATTATCTCTCCAAGAAAGGCATCAGAACCCATCTCATCGAGTACGTCCCTCCACGAACCCTCAAAGCTATCCCCCTCAAAATGTTCCCGCTTGAAGTTGTTGTGAGATTGAAAAAGGCAGGTTCTTTTGTGAAAAGGTACGGAGGAGTCGAAGGGGAAGATCTACCGGTTCCCCTCGTCGAATTCTTCATAAAAGACGACGAAAGGCACGATCCGATGGTGTGTGTAGATCATCTGGAGATACTGAAAATTGCAACGAAAGATCAGGCGGAAAAGATGAAGGAAACGGCCGTGAAGGCCACAATTGCCCTGAAAGAGTTCTTTGAAAAAGGTGGTTTTGAGCTCTGGGATATAAAGTACGAGTTCGGGCTCGACAAAGACGGCGAGGTCTTTCTGGGAGACGAGATCTCTCCCGATACCTTCAGGCTGAGAAAAAAGGGTGAGATCTTCGATAAAGATGTGTACAGAAGAGACCTTGGTGATCCCATGAAAAAGTACAGGGAGGTGCTTGAGCTTTGCCGATCTTTAAGTTCGCAGTAGACGTTCAGTACAGGAGCAACATCAGAGATCCACGTGGAGAGACGATCGAGCGCGTGTTGAGAGAAGAGAAGAACCTGCCCGTGAAGAGACTGAGGCTGGGAAAATCCATTCATCTGGAAGTGGAGGCAGAAGATAGAGAAAAGGCCTACGAGATCGTAAAGAAAGCCTGCGATGAACTTTTGGTGAACCCCGTCGTGGAAGAGTATGAGGTGAGGGAGCTGTGAAACCGAAAGCGTGTGTCGTGGTTTACCCGGGCTCCAATTGTGACAGGGACGCTTACTATGCCCTCGAGATAAACGGATTCGAACCCAGGTTCGTTGGGCTTGACGACAGACTCGACGATTACGAGTTGATCATTCTGCCTGGTGGTTTTTCCTATGGAGACTACCTACGTCCTGGTGCTGTGGCTGCAAGAGAGAAGATCGCCGTCGAGATCAGAAAAGCATCAGAAAAAGGAAAACTGATAATGGGAATCTGCAACGGTTTTCAGATCCTCATAGAGATGGGACTTCTCAAAGGAGCTCTCCTTCAGAATTCTTCGGGAAAGTTCATCTGTAAGTGGGTTGATCTCACCGTTGAAGATACGGACTCTCCCTTTACAAATGCCTTCACTCCTGGCGAAAGAATCAAGATTCCAATTGCCCATGGGTTTGGAAGGTACGTGAAGATAGACGAGGTGAACGTGGCTCTGAGATACGTTGAAGACGTGAACGGATCCGATGAGAGGATCGCGGGGATCTTCAACGAAGAGAAAAACATCTTCGGACTCATGCCCCATCCCGAAAGGGCCGTTGAGAACCTCCTCGGTGGCGAAGACGGCAGAAAGGTCTTTCAGTCCATCCTCAACTACTTGAAGAGGTGATGAAGTTGAGATATATGGATATCCTGAAGAGGAAGCTTGGAAGGGAACCCACCTTCGTCGAGCTTCAAGCGTTCTCTGTCATGTGGAGTGAACACTGCGGATACTCCCACACGAAGAAGTACATAAAAAAACTTCCAAAAACGGGCTTTGAAGGAAATGCGGGTGTTGTGAATCTCGACGACTATTATTCGATCGCCTTCAAAATAGAGAGCCACAACCACCCGAGTGCGATCGAACCTTACAACGGAGCGGCAACGGGTGTTGGGGGTATCATCAGGGATGTGCTCGCAATGGGTGCACGCCCCACGGCGATCTTCGACTCACTGCACATGGCCCGAATCATAGACGGTATCATCGAGGGAATAGCTGACTATGGAAACTCAATAGGGGTTCCAACGGTCGGAGGAGAACTCAGGATATCACCTCTGTACGAACACAATCCACTCGTCAACGTGCTCGCAGCGGGCGTTGTGAGAAACGATATGCTGGTCGATTCAAAAGCAACCAGGCCGGGGCAGGTCATTGTCGTTTTCGGTGGGGCAACAGGAAGGGACGGAATACACGGAGCATCTTTCGCCTCGGAAGACCTCACGGGAGAAAAAGCAACGAAACTTTCGATACAGGTTGGAGACCCATTCGCCGAAAAGATGCTCATAGAAGCATTTTTAAAGATGGTGGAAGAAGGGCTAGTTGAGGGAGCACAGGACCTTGGGGCAGGTGGTGTGCTGTCTGCCACGTCCGAACTTGTGGCAAAGGGTGGTCTTGGAGCGATCGTACACCTCGATCGTGTGCCGCTTAGGGAACCCGACATGGAACCCTGGGAGATCCTCATAAGCGAAAGTCAGGAGAGAATGGCGGTGATCACCTCTCCTGAGAAGGCAGTTCGCATACTGGAAATTGCAAGAGAACACCTTCTCTTCGGCGGTGTCGTTGCTGAAGTGATCGAAGAACCCACTTACAGAGTACTCTACAAGGACCAGCTGGTGGTGGAGGTGCCCGTCCAACTTCTTGCGAACGCACCGGAAGAAGAGATTGTAGAGTACAAACCTGGAGAGATCCCAAAGTTCGATGCGCTGAAATTCGAAGAAGTGAACGCCAGAGAGGTCTTCGAACAGTACGATCACATGGTGGGAACAGATACCGTTCTTCCTCCGGGATTTGGAGCCGCGGTCATGAGAATAAAAGGAAACAGCGGGTACTCCCTCGTCACACACAGCAGGGCAGACCTGGCCATTCAGGACACCTACTGGGGTACCTTCATAGCCGTTCTGGAGAGCGTGAGAAAGACGCTTGCAGTTGGTGCCACTCCCCTTGCCATAACCAACTGTGTGAACTACGGAGATCCCGATGTCGATCCAGTTGGGCTCTCTGCGATGATGACGGCTCTGAAGGATGCCTGTGAATTTTCCGGTGTGCCCGTAGCCTCAGGAAACGCCTCACTCTACAACACGTACAGGGGAAAACCCATACCCCCCACACTCGTTGTGGGAATGCTTGGAAAGGTGGACCCACAGAAGGTGGTAAAACCAGGACCCTCGAGAGTCTTTGCCGTTGGATGGCCGGATTTCGAACTGGAAAGGGAGAAAGAACTCTGGAAGGTCATAAAGAAACTCGCAGACGAAGGATCTTTCATCCTTGCCTCATCGCACCTTCTGACGAAAACGCACGTGGAAAGTTTCAGAGAGTTCGGGCTGAAGATCGATCTGAAACTTCCGGAGGTGGAACCTGCACATCAGATGATCCTGGTGTTCTCCGAAAAAACTCCCGCGGTGGGTGTTCCTGTGAGGGAGATAGGTACCGTTTCGAGGTGACCTGATATGTGCGGAATCGCAGGAGTCTGGAACGTGAAAGACGCTTTTTCAGTGCTCCACGATGTCCTTCTTGGACTTCAGCACAGAGGTCAGGAAAGTGCGGGTGTGGTCGTCGACGGTTTCAAAACGATAAAGGGAAAAGGCCTGGTGGACGCCGTTCTCACGGAGGACAAATGGGAAGATGCGGAAAAAGGAATAGGACACGTGAGATATTCAACGGCTGGTTCCCTTGAAGACATACAGCCCATCGTTGCTTTCACACGAAAGGGAAGGATAGCAGTTGCCCACAACGGGAACATACCGAATGGAGAAAAATGGATAAACATGCTTCAGGAAAAAGGAGCTGTTTTCCAGAGCACCCTTGATTCTGAAGTCTTCCTTCATCTCATATCGATGAGTGAAGGTGATATAAAAAGCTCCATCGTCAAGGCCCTGAAAAAGGTCCCACTTGCGTACTCTCTTTTGATCCTTCACGAAGAATTCCTCGCAGCAGCAAGGGATCCTTACGGCATCCGTCCTCTGTTCTATGGAAGATACGGAGAAGGTGTGGTGGTGGCATCTGAAGATGCTGCACTGAAGGCCATAGGAGTGGAGGATGTGGAAGAGATCCCTCCCGGAACCGTTGTGTTCTTCACAAACGAAGGCGAGGAAAGAGTCAAATTCAACAGTAAAGAAAGAAGATTTTGCTCGTTCGAATTCATCTACTTTGCAAGACCGGACAGTCACTTCCTCAGCCAGAGTGTTCATCTTGCACGTTACAGAATGGGTGAAGAACTTTTCAGAGAAAACCCGATAAAAGCAGATGTTGTTGTTCCTGTGCTCGATTCTGGACTTTCTGGAGCCATGGGGTTTTCTTCCGCTTCTGGCATTCCTCTGGACATCGGACTGATGAGGAATCGATACGTGGGAAGAAGTTTCATAATGCCTGTGGACAGGGAGAAGATAGTGAAGAAAAAGCTAGTTCCAATAGAAGATGTGGTGCGTGGAAAGAGGGTTGTGGTAATAGACGACTCGATCGTCAGGGGAACCACGATGGGAATCATCGTGAAGATACTGAGAGAGGCTGGAGCAAGGGAGGTCCATGTGGGGATCCATTCCCCACCCGTTCGTTTTCCGTGTTACTACGGTATCGATACGGCTCGCAAGAAGGAACTCGTCGCAGGAGAACGGGATGTGGAGGAAATCAAGAAGATCGTCAACGCAGATTCTCTCTTCTACCTGTCGCTCGAGGGGTTGAGGAGAGCCATTGGGAGGAATGAACTGTGTGTGGCGTGTTTCAACGGGGAGTACTTCCACGACTAGTGGTGCTCGCGTCGGGAAACGGAAGCAACTTCGAAGCGATTGTGAAGGCCTCACGGAACGGAGTCCTGAAGGCAGAAATTCAGGAACTTCTGGTGGACAGAGAATGCTTTGCCATCGAGCGGGCAAAGAAACTGAAAGTACGCTGGAAAAAGCTGGAAAGACCTTGGCAGGAGTCTTTGAGTGAAAGACTCGAAGAACTCAGGCCAGACCTGATCGTTCTTGCTGGCTTCATGAGGATTCTCCCACCGGAAATAGTGAGGAGATGGCAGTGGAAGATAGTGAACATCCACCCATCGCTCCTTCCTGCCTTTCCTGGAATGCACGCCATAGAGAAGGCCTACGAATACGGTGTGAAAGTCACGGGGATCACCATCCACTTCGTCGACGAGGGTGTGGACACCGGTCCCATCATCTTCCAGAAAGCCTTAGAGATAAAAAAGAACTGGTCACTGGAGAAACTCGAGGAAGAGATACACAGGATAGAACACCGTTACTACCCGATAGTTATACAGAAGGTCCTCGATGGAAAGTGGAGAACAGAAGGAAGGAGGGTTATCCTTGAAGAGGATATTGGTTAGTCTGTACGAGAAAGAAAAGTACCTGGACGTGTTGAAAAAGCTGTATGAAGAAGGATGGAAGATCTGGGCAAGTTCTGGAACGGCAAAGTTCCTGAGAGAGAACGGCATAGATGCAAACGACGTGAGCACCATCACGGGCTTTGAAAACCTCCTCGGTGGGCTGGTGAAAACGCTGCATCCGGAAATATTCGCGGGGATCCTGGGACCAGAGCCAAGGTGGGATGTGGTCTTCGTGGACCTTTATCCACCACCAGATATCGACATAGGCGGTGTGGCCCTTCTTCGAGCAGCGGCGAAGAACTGGAGGAAGGTAAAACCCGCTTTTGACATGGAGACCCTGAAGATTGCCATCGAAAAGGACGATGAGGAAACAAGGAAGTATCTTGCCGGAATGACCTTCGCGTTCACCAGCACATACGATTCTGTGAGGGCAAACCAGTTCATTGAAGGAGTGTCTCTTTCTTTCAGAAGAGAGGATCTTCAGCTGAGATACGGAGAAAATCCGCATGAAAGGGCCTTCGTGTACGGAAAGCCTGCCTTTGAAATTCTCCACGAGGGAAAAACCATATCTTTCAACAACATTCTGGACGCAGAGAACGCATGGTTCGTGGCGAAAAACTTGCCAAAAACAGGGGCCGTCGTTGTGAAGCACCAGTCCCCCTGCGGCGCTGCGATCGGTGAAGACAGAGTGGAAGTCGTGAAAAAGGCCATAGAAGCAGACGAAGAGTCGAGCTTTGGAGGTATCCTTGCCGTGAACTTCGAGATGGACGGCGAAGTGGCTTCATCCCTGAAGAAGTACCTCGAAGTGATCGTTGCCCCATCCTTCACGAAAGAGGCCGTCGAGATACTGTCGAAAAAAAAGGTGAGACTTCTCAAACCACAAGATTACACTCCCACAGCTGGAAAGATGGCCTTTGGGGCTCTTGTTCTGAGCGAAAGGAAGTTCCCAGATGGAGATTTCGAACTCGTCGTAGGAGAGCCCCTTTCTGAAAAAGAACTCGAAGACCTGGAGTTTGCCTACAGGGTGGTGGAAGGGGTAAAATCGAACGCCGTCCTCATAGTCAAAGATGGCGTAACGGTGGGAATAGGAAGCGGGCAGCCTTCAAGAAAGAGAGCCGCCTGGATCGCTACCATGATGGCAAAAGAAAAGGCAAAAGGGGCAATAGCAGCTTCCGATGCCTTCTTCCCTTTCCCCGATTCACTGGAGATACTCGCCCAGGCGGGGGTGAAGGCTGTTGTCGCACCTCTTGGATCCATAAGGGACGAAGAAGTTCTCTCAAAAGCCAAAGAACTCGGTCTCACCTTCTACAAAGCCCCCAGCAGGGTCTTCAGACACTGAGAGGTGAAACGTATGAGGGTACATGTTCTTGGATCAGGTGGAAGAGAACACGCCATAGGGTGGGCATTCTCCCGGCAGGATTATGAGGTTCACTTTTATCCGGGAAACGCCGGAACAAAAAGAGACGGAACGAACCACCCCTACGAAGGAGAAAAGACGATAAGGAGTATACCAGATGAAGACATCATCATACCGGGTTCTGAAGAGTACCTTGTAGAAGGTGTTGCGAACTGGAGTTCGAACGTCTTTGGACCAGTGAAGGAGGTCGCAAAGCTCGAGGGTTCCAAGGTCTTCGCCAAGCGTTTCATGGAAAAGTACAGTATAAGAACTGCTCGCTTCGAAGTGGCAGAAACTCCGGAAGAGCTGAAGGAAAAGATAAAGAAGTTTTCCCCTCCGTACGTGATAAAGGCAGACGGTCTGGCACGCGGGAAAGGTGTCTTGATCCTTGACTCGGAAGAAGAGGCAATCGAGAAGGGATCCAAGCTTATCACGGGAGAACTCATTAAAGGAGTCAAGGGACCCGTTGTAATCGATGAATACCTAGAAGGAGAGGAACTTTCCGCCATGGCAATAGTCAACGGAAGAGATTTCGTGATACTTCCCTTCGTCAGAGACTACAAGCGGCTGCTGGACAACGACAGGGGCCCCAACACGGGTGGTATGGGATCGTGGGGACCTGTGAACGTACCACAGGAGACAATCTCGAAGATAGAGGAACTCTTCGATAAGACGCTCTGGGGAGTGGAAAAAGAGGGTTACACCTACCGGGGTTTTCTGTACCTTGGCCTGATGCTACACAACGGTGAGCCTTACATTCTCGAATACAACGTGAGACTGGGAGATCCAGAAACCGAGGTGATCGTTGTTCTGAATCCTGAAGCCTTTGTTAACGCCGTTTTGGAAGGATACAAAGGTGGTAAAATGGAAGCGATCAAACCAAACGGGTTCGCCGTGGACGTGGTTCTTGCATCGAGAGGTTATCCAGACAATCCTGAAAAAGGAAAAGAAATCACGCTTCCAGAAGACGGTCTTATCTTCTTTGCGGGAGTGGCTGAAAAAGACGGGAAACTGATAACAGCGGGTGGAAGGGTACTTCATTGCATGGGAACCGGTGTGACCAGAGAGGAGGCAAGAAGAAAGGCCTACGAACTTGCTGAAAAGGTACAATTCGAAGGAAAAACGTACAGGAGGGATATCGCCTCGTGAAATATACCTACCGGGACACTGGAGTTGATGTTGAAAGGGGAGAAAGCTTCTCCAGAAAGATAAAAAACTCCGTGAAACTGCCGGAGTGGCTTATGAAGGAACCAACGGGATACGCTGCTGTTCTGAAGATCACAGAACCACCGATCGCTGTCACAGCAGACGGTATTGGAACAAAACTCATCCTCCACAGAAAGTATGGAACTTGGCGTTACGCTGCTGAAGACCTCGTTGGAATGAACTACAACGATCTGGTCTGTGTTGGTGCAAGACCCGTTGCCTTCCTCGACTACCTCGGTGTGGAAAGGATATCCGAAGAACATGAGCAGTTCATAACAGAACTCGTGAATGTTCTTGAAAGCGTGGGTGTCAAACTGGTCGGCGGAGAAACCGCGGAGATGCCAGATGTTTATCGCGGAGACTGGGATGCTGTGGGGTTCGCCGTTGGTGTTCTGGAGAGGAAGATCCCGGTTGATACGATAAGGGAAGGTGACATCATCATCGGAATTCCCTCTTCTGGTTTTCACTCGAACGGCTGGTCACTCATAAGGAGGATACTGAAAGAGGAAAAGATAGAACCTGAAAGCCTAGATTTCGACCTTCTGAAAGGAACGCGAATATACAGAGAGGTCGTCGATGTATTCGATCGAGTCAAAGGAGTCGCGCATGTAACCGGTGGAGGTATCATCAGAGCCCTAAAGAGAGTGCTTGGAAACCTCAGGGCACATGTTTCTCTTCCGAAGAGGGATTTTATCGATTGGATCCTGAAGTACGTTGAATTCGAAGAAGCCATAAACACCTTCAACATGGGAATTGGTATGCTTCTTGTCGTGGAGAAAAAAAATGTAGAGTACGTTCTCGGCAGAGTGGACGGTGTG contains the following coding sequences:
- a CDS encoding phosphoribosylformylglycinamidine cyclo-ligase gives rise to the protein MKYTYRDTGVDVERGESFSRKIKNSVKLPEWLMKEPTGYAAVLKITEPPIAVTADGIGTKLILHRKYGTWRYAAEDLVGMNYNDLVCVGARPVAFLDYLGVERISEEHEQFITELVNVLESVGVKLVGGETAEMPDVYRGDWDAVGFAVGVLERKIPVDTIREGDIIIGIPSSGFHSNGWSLIRRILKEEKIEPESLDFDLLKGTRIYREVVDVFDRVKGVAHVTGGGIIRALKRVLGNLRAHVSLPKRDFIDWILKYVEFEEAINTFNMGIGMLLVVEKKNVEYVLGRVDGVVVGRVDTDWKIEYGGEGG
- a CDS encoding bifunctional phosphoribosylaminoimidazolecarboxamide formyltransferase/inosine monophosphate cyclohydrolase, whose product is MKRILVSLYEKEKYLDVLKKLYEEGWKIWASSGTAKFLRENGIDANDVSTITGFENLLGGLVKTLHPEIFAGILGPEPRWDVVFVDLYPPPDIDIGGVALLRAAAKNWRKVKPAFDMETLKIAIEKDDEETRKYLAGMTFAFTSTYDSVRANQFIEGVSLSFRREDLQLRYGENPHERAFVYGKPAFEILHEGKTISFNNILDAENAWFVAKNLPKTGAVVVKHQSPCGAAIGEDRVEVVKKAIEADEESSFGGILAVNFEMDGEVASSLKKYLEVIVAPSFTKEAVEILSKKKVRLLKPQDYTPTAGKMAFGALVLSERKFPDGDFELVVGEPLSEKELEDLEFAYRVVEGVKSNAVLIVKDGVTVGIGSGQPSRKRAAWIATMMAKEKAKGAIAASDAFFPFPDSLEILAQAGVKAVVAPLGSIRDEEVLSKAKELGLTFYKAPSRVFRH
- the purD gene encoding phosphoribosylamine--glycine ligase — its product is MRVHVLGSGGREHAIGWAFSRQDYEVHFYPGNAGTKRDGTNHPYEGEKTIRSIPDEDIIIPGSEEYLVEGVANWSSNVFGPVKEVAKLEGSKVFAKRFMEKYSIRTARFEVAETPEELKEKIKKFSPPYVIKADGLARGKGVLILDSEEEAIEKGSKLITGELIKGVKGPVVIDEYLEGEELSAMAIVNGRDFVILPFVRDYKRLLDNDRGPNTGGMGSWGPVNVPQETISKIEELFDKTLWGVEKEGYTYRGFLYLGLMLHNGEPYILEYNVRLGDPETEVIVVLNPEAFVNAVLEGYKGGKMEAIKPNGFAVDVVLASRGYPDNPEKGKEITLPEDGLIFFAGVAEKDGKLITAGGRVLHCMGTGVTREEARRKAYELAEKVQFEGKTYRRDIAS